In Kordia antarctica, the following proteins share a genomic window:
- a CDS encoding four helix bundle protein gives MGKSILRDKSYDFALKIVKLSRALVSEKREYVLSKQLLRNGTAVGALIREAEFAQSKADFIHKMSISLKEGNETLYWLELLKDSELIDVETFNLLHGNCKELVAMLVSSIKTSKGK, from the coding sequence ATGGGGAAGAGTATATTGAGAGATAAAAGTTATGATTTTGCTTTAAAAATTGTAAAGCTATCTCGGGCTTTGGTTTCTGAAAAGAGAGAATATGTCTTAAGCAAACAATTGCTTCGAAATGGTACAGCAGTTGGCGCACTCATAAGAGAAGCGGAATTTGCTCAAAGTAAAGCTGATTTTATTCACAAAATGAGTATTTCCCTAAAAGAAGGCAACGAAACATTATACTGGCTCGAATTATTAAAAGATAGTGAGTTGATCGATGTAGAAACATTCAATTTGCTTCACGGTAATTGCAAGGAATTAGTCGCAATGTTGGTTAGCTCAATAAAAACTTCAAAAGGAAAATAA
- a CDS encoding efflux RND transporter permease subunit: MLNKSIKFLIENKLVAVLILVFFVGWGITNAPFNWNTGFLPSNPVAVDAIPDIGENQQIIFTKWDGRSPQDIEDQITYPLTTSLLGIPGVKTIRSSSMFGFSSIYIIFEEDIEFYWSRSRILEKLNSLPSGLLPEDVNPTLGPDATGLGQIFWYTLEGRDENGNVTGGWDLQELRSIQDYYVKYALSSASGVSEVASIGGYVQEYQVDVNPELMRQYNIGLDQVVKAVKESNKDIGAQTLEINQAEYLVRGLGYVKSITDIENAVVTSEDFTAIKIKDIGKVSLGPATRRGILDKEGAEVVGAVVVARYGANPMEVINNVKEKISELSPGLPSKVLSDGRTSQVTIVPFYDRTELIEETLSTLNEALTLEILITILVIILMVFNLRASLLISGLLPVAVLMVFVAMKLFGVDANIVALSGIAIAIGTMVDVGVILSENIIRHLDEEVESEKLSLSEKLKVKSEKLVESEKLSINQIVYNATAEVSGAIVTAVMTTIISFIPVFTMIGAEGKLFRPLAFTKTFALTASLIVALFLIPPFAAYLFRKNNIKKSFRYLINILLILIGITAIIYGFWLGFIVIAFGIVSIVSMYLEKSEVHFSLFTFHFSLSRNLINIIISALAIIFLLAEYWRPLGVDKSIFLNLIFVSIICFGLLGTFSIFKIYYTKILKWALANRLLFLTIPVTLLVCGFLIFKNTGKEFMPSLNEGSFLLMPTSMPHSGVEENKRVLQQLDMAVASIPEIETVVGKAGRTESALDPAPLSMYENMIQYKPEYMLNEHGKRQRYKVNEDGAYVLKNGTSLRAKQREAWQSVNAKQQLIEDNDGEFYRNWRPEIQSPNDIWNEIVKVTKLPGVTSAPKLQPIETRLVMLQTGMRAPMGIKVKGQDLKQIEAFGVQLETILKEAEGVKQEAVFADRIVGKPYLLIDIDREKIARYGISIEDVQNVLKVAVGGMVLTKTVEGRERYGIRVRYPRELRANPADLKQIYIPVSKGNPVPLSELATIKYEQGPQVIKSEDTFLVGYVLFDKLDGFAEVTVVENAQALIQQKIKSGELIVPKGINYKFTGTYENQLRAEKTLSIIVPLALFFIFLILYFQFRSVATTLMVFSGITVAFAGGFVMIWLYGQDWFLNFNFFGENMRDLFNIKTVNLSVAVWVGFIALFGIATDDGVVMATYLTQTFDKNDPTDIAEIRKSTLEAASKRIRPCLMTTVTTILALLPVLTSTGKGSDIMIPMSIPIFGGMIIDITSYFIVPVLYSWRKEFKVRRVKLKVKN; this comes from the coding sequence ATGCTAAATAAAAGCATCAAATTTTTAATAGAAAATAAACTCGTAGCAGTCTTAATACTTGTCTTTTTTGTAGGATGGGGAATTACAAACGCACCTTTTAATTGGAACACGGGATTTTTACCAAGCAATCCTGTTGCCGTAGATGCAATTCCTGATATTGGAGAAAATCAACAAATCATATTCACAAAATGGGATGGACGTTCTCCGCAAGATATTGAAGACCAAATTACGTATCCTTTAACGACTTCTTTACTTGGAATTCCGGGCGTAAAAACGATTCGTAGTTCATCTATGTTTGGGTTTTCAAGCATCTATATCATATTTGAAGAAGACATAGAATTTTACTGGAGTAGAAGTAGAATTCTCGAAAAACTAAACTCATTGCCAAGTGGTTTACTTCCAGAAGATGTAAACCCAACATTAGGACCAGATGCTACAGGATTAGGACAAATATTTTGGTACACGTTGGAAGGTCGAGATGAAAACGGAAACGTTACTGGCGGTTGGGATTTACAGGAATTACGGAGTATTCAAGACTATTACGTAAAATATGCGTTATCATCTGCAAGTGGCGTTTCGGAAGTTGCTTCCATTGGTGGATATGTTCAGGAATATCAAGTTGATGTCAATCCAGAATTAATGCGACAATACAATATTGGTTTAGACCAAGTTGTAAAAGCAGTAAAGGAAAGCAATAAAGATATTGGCGCACAAACATTGGAAATCAATCAAGCGGAATATTTAGTGCGTGGTTTGGGATATGTAAAATCGATTACTGACATTGAAAATGCAGTCGTTACTTCCGAAGATTTCACAGCAATCAAAATCAAAGATATAGGAAAAGTTTCGTTAGGTCCAGCAACACGCAGAGGCATATTAGACAAAGAAGGCGCAGAAGTAGTTGGCGCAGTTGTAGTGGCAAGATATGGCGCAAATCCGATGGAAGTCATCAACAATGTAAAAGAAAAAATTAGTGAATTAAGCCCAGGATTGCCTTCCAAAGTTTTATCCGACGGACGAACTTCACAAGTAACCATTGTTCCTTTTTACGACAGAACAGAACTCATAGAAGAAACATTAAGCACACTAAATGAAGCATTAACACTTGAGATTTTAATAACTATTCTCGTAATTATTCTCATGGTATTTAATCTTCGAGCTTCGTTATTAATCTCAGGATTATTGCCAGTTGCCGTATTAATGGTATTTGTCGCAATGAAACTCTTTGGCGTAGATGCAAACATTGTCGCTTTATCAGGAATTGCAATTGCAATTGGAACAATGGTCGATGTTGGCGTCATACTTTCGGAAAATATTATTCGACATTTGGATGAGGAAGTTGAAAGTGAAAAGCTTTCTTTAAGTGAAAAGTTAAAAGTTAAAAGTGAAAAGTTAGTTGAAAGTGAGAAACTATCAATTAACCAGATTGTTTACAACGCTACGGCAGAAGTTTCAGGTGCAATTGTAACCGCAGTAATGACAACGATTATTAGTTTTATTCCCGTTTTTACGATGATTGGTGCCGAAGGAAAACTATTTAGACCATTAGCTTTTACAAAAACCTTTGCATTAACGGCTTCTTTAATTGTTGCGTTGTTTCTAATTCCGCCATTTGCAGCGTATTTATTTAGAAAGAATAATATTAAGAAATCATTCAGATATTTAATTAACATCTTATTAATCTTAATCGGAATTACGGCAATAATCTACGGTTTTTGGTTAGGATTCATTGTGATTGCTTTTGGAATAGTATCAATAGTAAGTATGTATCTTGAGAAATCGGAGGTTCACTTTTCACTTTTCACTTTTCATTTTTCACTTTCTAGAAACCTCATCAATATTATCATTTCAGCACTTGCAATTATATTTCTATTGGCTGAATATTGGCGTCCGCTAGGAGTTGACAAAAGCATCTTTCTGAACCTCATTTTTGTAAGTATCATCTGTTTTGGATTGTTAGGAACATTTTCAATCTTCAAAATATATTATACAAAAATTTTAAAATGGGCTTTGGCAAATAGATTACTATTCTTAACAATACCTGTAACGCTATTAGTTTGCGGTTTTCTGATCTTCAAAAACACAGGTAAAGAATTTATGCCATCGCTAAATGAAGGTTCGTTCTTATTAATGCCAACCTCAATGCCACATTCGGGCGTGGAAGAAAACAAGCGTGTTTTACAGCAATTAGATATGGCAGTTGCCAGTATTCCAGAAATTGAAACAGTAGTTGGGAAAGCTGGACGAACGGAATCTGCGCTAGATCCTGCGCCATTATCTATGTACGAAAACATGATTCAGTACAAACCTGAATATATGCTGAACGAACATGGAAAACGACAACGCTACAAAGTAAATGAAGATGGCGCATATGTGTTAAAAAACGGAACGTCATTGCGAGCGAAACAGCGTGAAGCGTGGCAATCTGTCAATGCAAAACAACAATTAATTGAAGATAATGATGGAGAATTCTACCGCAATTGGCGACCAGAAATACAATCACCAAACGACATTTGGAATGAAATTGTAAAAGTCACCAAATTACCAGGAGTGACTTCTGCACCAAAATTACAACCTATAGAAACCCGATTGGTAATGCTTCAAACTGGAATGCGCGCGCCCATGGGAATCAAAGTAAAAGGACAAGATTTAAAGCAAATAGAAGCGTTTGGAGTTCAATTAGAAACTATTTTAAAAGAAGCTGAAGGTGTGAAACAAGAAGCTGTTTTTGCAGATCGTATTGTTGGAAAACCCTATTTGTTAATTGATATTGACAGAGAAAAAATTGCACGTTATGGAATCTCAATAGAAGACGTTCAAAATGTTTTAAAAGTTGCCGTTGGCGGAATGGTATTAACAAAAACTGTGGAAGGTAGAGAACGCTATGGAATTCGTGTTCGGTATCCAAGAGAATTACGCGCAAATCCAGCCGATTTGAAACAAATATACATTCCTGTTTCTAAAGGAAATCCTGTTCCGCTGAGTGAGCTCGCAACTATTAAGTATGAACAAGGACCACAAGTTATTAAAAGTGAAGACACGTTTTTAGTCGGTTATGTATTATTCGATAAACTAGATGGATTCGCAGAAGTAACTGTCGTTGAAAATGCACAAGCACTTATTCAACAGAAAATAAAATCGGGCGAATTAATTGTCCCAAAAGGCATCAATTACAAATTTACGGGAACGTATGAAAATCAATTGCGAGCTGAAAAAACACTTTCTATCATTGTGCCTTTGGCGTTGTTTTTCATCTTTTTAATTCTGTATTTTCAATTTCGTTCGGTTGCAACAACCTTAATGGTTTTCTCAGGAATTACGGTGGCTTTTGCTGGCGGATTTGTCATGATTTGGTTATACGGACAAGATTGGTTTTTGAATTTCAATTTCTTTGGAGAAAATATGCGCGACCTATTCAACATAAAAACGGTCAATTTAAGTGTCGCCGTTTGGGTAGGTTTTATTGCGCTGTTTGGTATTGCAACAGATGACGGCGTTGTAATGGCAACATACTTAACGCAAACTTTTGACAAAAACGATCCGACAGATATAGCTGAAATTCGGAAATCAACGTTAGAAGCGGCTTCAAAACGAATCAGACCTTGTTTGATGACAACAGTGACAACAATCCTAGCATTATTGCCAGTATTGACTTCCACAGGAAAAGGAAGCGATATTATGATTCCGATGTCCATTCCAATATTTGGAGGAATGATTATAGATATTACTTCTTATTTTATTGTTCCAGTGTTGTATAGTTGGAGGAAAGAGTTTAAAGTTAGAAGGGTTAAGTTAAAAGTGAAAAACTAA
- a CDS encoding HYC_CC_PP family protein, translated as MKQLFHKIMSISMAFVVLFATMSFVVNMHYCGDVLVDTAIFQNVKTCGMEMQNPSTEGCSMTQKDCCNDEQIVKDAQNELQLSVDKISFDQHIFITSFVYSYINLFESLNENTTSYQQYKPPVVVRQIYKIDEMYLI; from the coding sequence ATGAAACAACTATTCCATAAAATAATGTCAATTTCAATGGCTTTTGTAGTGTTATTCGCTACAATGTCGTTTGTTGTTAACATGCATTATTGTGGAGATGTTTTAGTAGATACTGCAATATTTCAGAATGTGAAAACTTGCGGAATGGAAATGCAAAATCCATCAACAGAAGGATGTAGCATGACTCAAAAAGATTGCTGTAATGATGAGCAAATAGTAAAAGATGCTCAAAATGAATTGCAACTTTCCGTAGACAAAATTTCTTTTGATCAACACATATTTATAACTTCATTCGTATATTCTTATATCAATCTTTTTGAAAGTTTAAACGAAAACACAACTTCTTACCAACAATACAAACCGCCAGTCGTCGTCAGGCAAATCTACAAGATTGACGAGATGTATTTAATTTGA
- a CDS encoding pyridoxamine 5'-phosphate oxidase family protein, translating to MIKTLNETESYKLLEMNYIGHLAYIYKNRPFIAPITYYFDKQRNIIIGYSAEGHKITAMRKMNEVALEVAKINSVNDWNTILVHGTYQELQGSEAKAYLHDFSLGVKDLIITKEHKKLDFINQFSSKIAKDDVPIVFLIKIEEITGRMRSN from the coding sequence ATGATTAAGACACTCAACGAAACAGAAAGTTATAAGCTTCTAGAAATGAATTATATTGGGCATTTGGCTTACATATACAAAAACCGACCATTTATTGCGCCAATTACGTATTACTTTGACAAACAGCGAAATATAATTATTGGTTATTCTGCCGAAGGTCACAAAATAACTGCCATGCGCAAAATGAATGAAGTGGCGTTGGAAGTTGCCAAAATTAATTCTGTAAATGATTGGAACACAATTCTAGTTCATGGAACGTATCAAGAACTTCAAGGAAGCGAAGCCAAAGCGTATCTTCACGATTTTTCATTAGGTGTGAAAGATTTAATCATTACTAAAGAACATAAAAAGTTAGACTTCATCAATCAATTTTCAAGTAAAATAGCGAAAGATGATGTTCCAATAGTATTTTTAATCAAAATAGAAGAAATTACAGGAAGAATGCGCAGCAATTAA
- a CDS encoding heavy metal translocating P-type ATPase, producing the protein MSNKSEENHTHHLILGKNTELYFSILCGVFLVSGYLIEKLTATASVIPLILYIISYGFGGYFISIEAFKKVSKGEFEIDFLMIAAAIGAAYIGSWAEGCLLLFLFSLGHALEHYAMDKAKKSIEALGNLSPKTALIKRNGKFEEIPIIDLKINDVIVVKPNTKIAADGVVIKGNSTINQAPITGESIPVDKTSISTMENLLEFHEIDKKHTVFAGTINGDNSIEVLVLKLSKDSTVARLIKMVSEVETQKSPTQRLTKKFEKWYVPIVLIVVVLLCFAYVIIDESFNESLYRAITVLVAASPCALAISTPSAVLSGIARAAQKGVLIKGGKALEDLGAITTIAFDKTGTLTEGKPTLTNIIPVENFDEATFLQLVLEVESLSNHPLAKAIASAIKKQYNIEAKNEASGVKAIQGKGITAFYNEKKVFIGNVKLMKDEGIHIDEIIISKMENLLQNGETVMLVAYVDKIIGFISVMDVPRKTAKDTLKRLREIGIKHMIMLTGDHQNVGDAIAKQIGLTEAKGNLLPEDKVTEVKALLLRDKKIAMVGDGVNDAPAMALSTVSVAMGAAGSDVALEVADVALMSDKLENLPFVFGLSKASKRIIKQNIFISLGMVFLLVPITILGLTNIGFAVALHEGSTIVVVLNALRLLRYDME; encoded by the coding sequence ATGTCAAATAAATCAGAAGAAAATCACACACATCATTTAATTTTAGGTAAAAATACAGAGTTGTATTTCTCCATATTATGTGGTGTTTTTTTAGTATCGGGATATTTAATTGAAAAATTAACAGCTACAGCAAGCGTTATTCCGCTAATCCTTTATATTATTTCATACGGTTTTGGAGGATATTTCATTAGCATTGAGGCTTTTAAAAAAGTAAGCAAAGGCGAATTTGAAATAGATTTCTTAATGATCGCCGCTGCAATTGGAGCCGCATATATTGGAAGTTGGGCAGAAGGATGTTTGCTATTATTCCTGTTTAGTTTAGGACATGCTTTGGAACATTATGCAATGGACAAAGCCAAAAAATCAATTGAAGCCTTAGGAAACTTATCGCCAAAAACTGCACTAATAAAAAGAAACGGAAAATTTGAAGAAATTCCTATTATAGATTTAAAAATAAACGATGTAATTGTTGTAAAACCAAATACTAAAATTGCTGCCGATGGTGTTGTAATTAAAGGAAATAGTACGATCAATCAAGCACCAATCACAGGAGAAAGTATTCCAGTTGATAAAACGAGTATTTCCACGATGGAGAATCTACTTGAATTTCATGAAATTGATAAAAAACATACGGTATTTGCTGGAACTATAAATGGCGATAATAGTATAGAGGTATTAGTCTTGAAACTCAGTAAAGATTCTACAGTTGCCCGATTGATCAAAATGGTAAGTGAAGTAGAAACGCAAAAATCGCCAACGCAAAGACTCACCAAAAAGTTTGAAAAATGGTATGTTCCGATCGTTTTAATAGTTGTTGTTTTATTGTGTTTTGCATATGTTATTATTGATGAAAGTTTCAATGAAAGTTTATACAGAGCAATTACAGTATTAGTCGCTGCAAGTCCATGTGCTTTGGCAATTTCGACACCAAGCGCGGTATTAAGCGGAATAGCACGAGCAGCACAAAAAGGAGTATTAATAAAAGGTGGAAAAGCGTTAGAAGATTTAGGCGCAATTACAACCATAGCGTTTGACAAAACAGGAACGCTTACCGAAGGAAAACCAACATTGACAAACATCATTCCTGTTGAAAATTTTGACGAAGCTACATTTTTACAATTAGTGCTTGAAGTTGAAAGCTTGAGCAATCATCCGCTTGCTAAAGCCATCGCGTCAGCTATAAAAAAACAATACAACATTGAAGCTAAGAATGAAGCTTCTGGTGTAAAAGCAATTCAAGGAAAAGGAATTACAGCCTTTTATAACGAAAAGAAAGTTTTTATCGGAAATGTAAAACTCATGAAAGATGAAGGAATTCATATTGATGAAATTATTATCTCCAAAATGGAAAACCTGTTACAAAATGGAGAAACGGTAATGTTAGTTGCCTATGTAGATAAAATTATAGGTTTTATAAGCGTAATGGATGTTCCTCGAAAAACGGCAAAAGATACCTTAAAACGCTTGCGCGAAATTGGCATCAAACACATGATTATGCTTACTGGCGATCATCAAAATGTGGGTGACGCGATTGCAAAGCAAATAGGACTCACAGAAGCCAAAGGAAACCTATTGCCCGAAGATAAAGTGACCGAAGTAAAAGCATTATTACTGCGTGATAAAAAAATTGCAATGGTTGGCGATGGCGTTAACGATGCGCCAGCAATGGCTTTAAGCACGGTAAGTGTAGCAATGGGCGCAGCAGGAAGCGATGTTGCTTTAGAAGTTGCCGATGTTGCATTGATGTCTGACAAACTTGAAAATCTACCGTTTGTTTTTGGACTTAGTAAAGCATCGAAGCGAATTATAAAACAAAATATTTTTATCAGCTTGGGAATGGTTTTCTTATTAGTTCCGATTACAATTTTAGGACTTACCAATATCGGATTTGCCGTGGCACTTCACGAAGGATCAACAATTGTTGTAGTTCTAAACGCATTGCGATTACTTCGGTATGATATGGAGTAG
- a CDS encoding PAS domain-containing sensor histidine kinase produces MFQQDKDIFNILLGAVSEGVIVVDEDQNIVEANSATEKMFGYPEGALLKQPLTILIPQNYHSGHDAHFKGFMKHKERRQMGQGRDIFGVRKDGSTFPMEAGLNPFSVYGNNYVMALVIDISVRKAHEQKIRKLNRELEEKVLRRTQELSETIQKLEVENAKRVEAEEDAKSALKKEQELNELKTKFLSLVSHEFKTPLSGILTSSILLSKYKLTEQQEKRDKHIKTITDKVHYLNNILNDFLSIEKLQNGKINYKFSSFKVSKVVNEVVYNANMLLKDGQHINYPENIDSFSLYQDEKIIELALSNVVHNAIKYSSENTIIDINISQDEYITTFTVKDNGFGIPEDDQKNIFNRYFRAENALLTQGTGIGLNIVKDHLENLNGSIAFESIENEGSIFILTIPNTSIV; encoded by the coding sequence ATGTTTCAACAAGATAAAGATATATTTAACATCCTTTTAGGAGCTGTTTCTGAAGGAGTTATCGTCGTTGATGAAGATCAGAATATTGTGGAAGCAAATAGTGCAACTGAAAAAATGTTTGGCTATCCTGAAGGAGCACTTTTAAAACAACCGCTTACTATTTTAATTCCACAAAATTATCATTCTGGACATGATGCTCATTTTAAAGGCTTTATGAAACACAAAGAGCGTCGTCAAATGGGACAAGGACGCGATATTTTTGGGGTTCGAAAAGATGGTAGTACATTTCCAATGGAAGCAGGTTTGAATCCGTTTTCTGTGTATGGTAACAATTATGTCATGGCATTGGTTATTGATATTTCTGTTCGAAAAGCACATGAACAAAAAATACGGAAGCTTAATAGAGAATTAGAAGAGAAAGTATTGCGGAGAACTCAAGAGTTAAGTGAAACCATACAAAAGCTAGAAGTTGAGAACGCCAAACGTGTTGAAGCTGAAGAAGATGCAAAATCTGCACTGAAAAAAGAGCAAGAGTTAAACGAGTTGAAAACTAAATTTTTATCATTGGTTTCTCATGAGTTTAAAACGCCTTTGAGCGGAATTTTGACTTCCTCCATTTTATTGAGTAAATATAAACTCACCGAGCAACAAGAGAAGCGCGACAAGCATATTAAGACAATTACGGATAAAGTTCATTATTTGAATAATATTTTGAATGATTTTTTATCGATAGAAAAGTTACAAAACGGAAAGATCAATTATAAGTTTTCAAGTTTCAAAGTTAGTAAAGTTGTAAATGAAGTTGTGTACAACGCAAATATGCTATTGAAAGATGGACAACATATTAATTATCCTGAAAATATTGATAGTTTTTCTTTGTATCAGGATGAAAAAATTATAGAATTGGCATTGTCAAATGTAGTTCATAATGCTATTAAATATTCTTCGGAAAATACGATTATCGATATTAATATCTCGCAAGATGAATACATCACCACTTTTACCGTGAAAGATAATGGATTTGGAATTCCCGAAGATGATCAGAAAAATATATTCAATCGGTATTTTAGAGCAGAAAACGCGTTGCTTACGCAAGGAACAGGAATTGGGTTGAACATTGTGAAAGATCATTTGGAAAACTTAAACGGTTCTATTGCATTTGAAAGTATAGAAAATGAAGGAAGTATTTTTATACTTACAATTCCAAATACATCAATAGTATGA
- a CDS encoding response regulator, with the protein MKKVLLIEDDVVLRENTAELLELSEYEVTTAQNGKIGIDKLKSFVPDIIVCDIMMPELDGYGVLEKLSQDEVTRHIPFIFLSAKTERQDVRKGMDLGADDYITKPFTEDELISAIESRIAKALILKEDREKYLNSNQNEGSDELRTLNDLKNFFDDNGTIFKYKKDEIIYKERQNSNFIYLILKGVVKCHKLDEKGKELTTALHKEDDLFGYTSFTQNIAYQETATAIKAVNVVGLSKNELKNVLNKNHKVTLELIQLLTDDLSTVKDQLLQMAYSSVSKKTAMTILKFAEKLNQKPKEPIRISRSDLASVAGIATETLIRTMSSFKKQGLIEIEGRNIKIIDLEKLQHIC; encoded by the coding sequence ATGAAAAAAGTATTACTTATAGAAGATGATGTTGTTTTAAGAGAAAACACCGCTGAATTGTTAGAACTTTCTGAGTATGAAGTAACGACCGCACAGAATGGAAAAATCGGGATTGATAAACTGAAAAGTTTTGTGCCCGATATTATTGTCTGTGATATTATGATGCCCGAATTGGACGGTTATGGCGTACTCGAAAAATTGTCGCAAGATGAAGTTACGCGACATATTCCTTTTATCTTTTTATCTGCAAAAACGGAGCGACAAGACGTTCGGAAAGGAATGGATTTAGGTGCCGATGATTATATTACAAAACCATTTACGGAAGACGAACTTATAAGCGCTATTGAAAGTCGCATTGCGAAAGCGTTGATTTTAAAGGAAGATCGTGAAAAGTATCTAAACAGCAACCAAAATGAAGGTTCTGATGAGCTAAGAACCTTAAATGATTTGAAGAATTTTTTTGATGATAACGGAACGATTTTCAAGTATAAAAAAGATGAAATCATTTATAAGGAAAGACAAAATTCTAACTTTATTTACCTTATTTTAAAAGGTGTTGTAAAGTGTCATAAATTGGATGAAAAAGGCAAAGAATTAACGACTGCTTTACATAAAGAAGATGATCTTTTCGGATATACTTCTTTTACACAAAACATCGCTTACCAAGAAACTGCAACCGCTATTAAAGCTGTGAATGTTGTTGGTTTGTCTAAAAATGAATTGAAAAATGTGCTGAATAAAAATCATAAAGTTACCTTAGAACTTATTCAGCTTTTAACCGATGATCTTTCCACAGTTAAAGATCAATTATTGCAAATGGCATACAGTTCTGTATCTAAAAAAACTGCTATGACCATTCTTAAATTTGCTGAAAAACTGAATCAGAAACCCAAGGAGCCAATTCGGATTTCTCGGAGCGATTTGGCGAGTGTTGCTGGTATTGCCACTGAAACGCTCATCCGAACGATGTCAAGTTTCAAAAAGCAAGGATTGATTGAGATTGAAGGTCGAAATATTAAAATTATTGATCTTGAAAAACTACAACATATTTGTTGA
- a CDS encoding universal stress protein, with amino-acid sequence MKNILIPTDFSENSWNAIAYGLQFLKDYNCNFYVLYVSKISNLLEEEIQYTPNLDTIENVYLKPAKKELKRVLKRISEVCKPNEKHHFYTLVDTDFFVESIRKQVKEKKIDMIIMGTKGASGIKKHIVGSNTGDVITKVKCKTLVIPENARYKKIHEVAFPTDFIMSYAIQTLAPILEILATTKASLHITHITKNNEQLNANQKASKDFLEDFFDSYQHHFHFLTNTNVEDAVQCFTESRNIDLIVMVAKNLNYFQQILFHSKVEKISYHTHIPFLVLHE; translated from the coding sequence ATGAAAAATATATTAATACCAACAGACTTTTCTGAAAATTCATGGAATGCTATTGCATATGGACTTCAATTTTTGAAAGACTATAACTGTAACTTTTATGTATTGTATGTGAGTAAAATTAGCAATCTTCTTGAAGAAGAAATTCAGTATACACCAAATTTAGATACTATTGAAAATGTGTATCTAAAGCCTGCAAAGAAAGAATTGAAACGTGTTTTAAAGCGTATTTCAGAAGTATGTAAACCCAATGAAAAGCATCATTTTTATACGCTTGTCGATACTGATTTTTTTGTTGAATCGATTCGAAAACAAGTCAAGGAAAAGAAAATTGACATGATTATTATGGGCACAAAAGGTGCTTCTGGCATAAAAAAACATATTGTTGGCAGTAATACAGGTGATGTAATTACGAAAGTGAAATGTAAAACATTGGTTATTCCTGAGAATGCGCGTTACAAAAAGATACACGAAGTTGCGTTTCCAACAGATTTTATAATGTCGTACGCCATACAAACCTTAGCTCCTATTTTAGAAATTTTAGCTACTACAAAAGCTTCATTACACATCACACATATTACGAAAAATAACGAACAACTTAACGCAAATCAGAAAGCAAGTAAAGACTTCTTAGAAGATTTTTTTGATAGTTACCAACATCATTTTCACTTTTTAACAAATACGAATGTAGAAGACGCTGTGCAATGTTTTACCGAAAGTAGAAATATTGATTTGATAGTTATGGTGGCTAAGAATCTGAATTACTTTCAACAAATACTATTTCATTCTAAAGTAGAAAAAATTAGTTATCACACACATATTCCGTTCTTGGTTTTGCATGAGTAA